Proteins from one Solenopsis invicta isolate M01_SB chromosome 11, UNIL_Sinv_3.0, whole genome shotgun sequence genomic window:
- the LOC113004437 gene encoding LOW QUALITY PROTEIN: uncharacterized protein LOC113004437 (The sequence of the model RefSeq protein was modified relative to this genomic sequence to represent the inferred CDS: inserted 1 base in 1 codon; substituted 1 base at 1 genomic stop codon): MTEKIDCTNLQREIEKINLSVLFTPSEDLESIKLYDRTVEVTGYIDGIDSPRIVGDQKQYNVFKFXNNDDGKRIXILCWNDKIERVLSHVNPNNIIHLDGAQSRPPRNPSYNNGNVPYELLIHSNTIIENVGKYEPKNTFSEPIPTKIIDIANATDRIKTVADKNVLIKEYPLVLLCCNYENICGKLTITCNYLAIWDTTYII, translated from the exons atgacgGAAAAAATTGATTGCACGAATCTCCAAcgagagatagaaaaaataaatctttctgttttatttaCACCTAGTGAAGATTtagaatctataaaattatatgataggACTGT agaagTAACTGGATACATTGATGGAATTGACTCGCCACGTATTGTTGGCGATCAAAaacaatataatgtatttaaat taaataatgacgatggaaaaagaatataaattttgtgttgGAACGACAAAATTGAACGGGTCTTATCTCATGTGAATCCGaataac atcatTCACTTGGATGGTGCTCAGTCGAGACCACCAAGAAATCCTAGTTATAATAATGGGAATGTTCCGTATGAATTATTAATCCACTCAAATACTATAATTGAAAATGTGGGTAAATATGAACCTAAAAATACGTTCAGTGAACCGATTccaacaaaaataattgatattgccAATGCTACTGATCGCATca aaactgTTGCTGACAAGAACGTACTGATAAAAGAATACCCCCTTGTGTTGCTTTGCTGCAACTATGAGAATATTTGTGGCAAGTTGACAAtaacttgcaattatttggctatctgggataCAACTTACATTATATAA